One segment of Pasteurella skyensis DNA contains the following:
- the leuD gene encoding 3-isopropylmalate dehydratase small subunit, translated as MTRKFTQYTGLAVPLDISNVDTDAIIPKQFLQRVTRSGFGKNLFHEWRFLDEEGLIPNPDFVLNFPRYQGASILLARENFGCGSSREHAPWALDDYGIRAIIAPSFADIFYGNSLNNQLLPVKLTHQEVDNLFNYVAKNENAQITVDLENQTVTAGTLLYHFEIDSFHRHCLLNGLDSIGLTLQHNDKIEEYEKNIPSFLR; from the coding sequence ATGACGAGAAAATTTACACAGTATACAGGTTTAGCGGTACCACTTGATATTTCAAATGTGGATACTGATGCTATTATTCCAAAACAATTTTTACAAAGGGTTACTCGTTCAGGATTTGGTAAAAACTTATTCCACGAATGGCGTTTTTTAGATGAAGAGGGATTAATCCCTAACCCTGATTTTGTACTCAACTTCCCTCGTTATCAAGGAGCTTCCATCTTACTTGCAAGGGAAAATTTTGGCTGTGGATCATCAAGAGAACACGCCCCTTGGGCATTAGATGATTACGGTATCAGAGCAATTATCGCCCCAAGCTTTGCCGATATTTTTTATGGCAACAGTCTAAATAATCAACTACTCCCTGTTAAATTAACCCATCAAGAAGTCGATAATTTATTTAATTATGTGGCTAAAAATGAAAATGCTCAAATTACCGTTGATCTAGAAAATCAAACCGTTACAGCGGGAACACTACTCTACCATTTTGAAATTGACTCTTTCCACCGTCACTGTTTACTTAATGGGTTGGATAGCATTGGATTAACGTTACAGCATAACGATAAAATTGAAGAATATGAAAAAAATATTCCTAGTTTTTTAAGGTAA